In one Lolium rigidum isolate FL_2022 chromosome 3, APGP_CSIRO_Lrig_0.1, whole genome shotgun sequence genomic region, the following are encoded:
- the LOC124700234 gene encoding E3 ubiquitin-protein ligase SINA-like 10 has product MDAKAQREGASNSKRLTVTMEVDTLECPICFEPLRPPIFQCSVGHFICSPCRGKHLHNKCHICSAKTTFKRCFGMEHVVQTVKVSCSNAMYGCTKKVTYYQKEEHEKACTDWGCFCPKPFCTFLGPTEALLDHLTTEHEFPSSTLPDSDTVSLYLEWGFYVLQRRQTDYFFLLRLLPSGDGHALSIICVQPSTMEPNKLTCNMSFDCFATGFRESLSCPIRSSSLSGGFLPEYELIMPKGKISEDRHSMMLRITIQQALSVSRPILQRKGPTPAPQSSEIVIRGSLGFALTHKMLRD; this is encoded by the exons ATGGATGCTAAAGCACAGCGCGAGGGAGCGAGCAACAGCAAGAGGCTGACTGTGACCATGGAGGTCGACACCCTGGAGTGCCCCATCTGCTTTGAGCCCCTCAGGCCCCCGATATTCCAG TGTTCTGTGGGGCATTTCATATGCTCGCCATGCCGTGGCAAGCACCTACATAacaagtgccacatatgctcTGCCAAAACTACCTTCAAACGCTGCTTTGGGATGGAACATGTCGTCCAGACAGTCAAGGTTTCTTGCTCGAATGCCATGTACGGATGCACCAAGAAGGTCACTTACTACCAGAAAGAAGAACACGAGAAGGCATGCACTGATTGGGGGTGCTTCTGCCCAAAGCCCTTCTGTACCTTCCTTGGACCAACGGAGGCGCTTCTGGACCATCTAACCACCGAGCATGAGTTTCCGTCTTCAACCCTCCCAGATTCTGACACGGTGTCTCTCTACTTAGAGTGGGGCTTCTATGTTCTGCAACGCAGGCAGACAGACTATTTTTTCCTGCTCAGGTTGTTACCATCGGGTGATGGACATGCTCTCTCAATCATCTGCGTCCAACCTAGCACTATGGAACCCAATAAGCTCACATGTAATATGAGCTTTGACTGCTTTGCGACTGGTTTTCGTGAAAGTTTAAGTTGCCCTATCAGAAGCTCTTCATTGTCTGGTGGATTCTTGCCAGAATATGAGTTAATTATGCCCAAGGGAAAGATTTCTGAAGATCGACACAGTATGATGCTCAGAATCACCATTCAACAAGCTTTAAGTGTCAGCAGGCCCATTCTCCAAAGAAAGGGCCCGACTCCTGCTCCCCAATCCTCCGAGATTGTGATCCGTGGAAGTTTGGGCTTTGCTCTTACACATAAAATGCTTCGTGATTGA